One segment of Alistipes finegoldii DSM 17242 DNA contains the following:
- a CDS encoding YraN family protein, which translates to MSTTAETGRMGERAAAEFLRHAGYEICALNWRSGRYELDIVARKGDFVHFVEVKTRRADGLTPPEAAVTPQKFRALTRAALRYMACTGEEREAQFDLIAVEVMPGGETEVRLIPQAMEYNW; encoded by the coding sequence ATGAGCACGACGGCCGAGACGGGACGCATGGGCGAACGCGCGGCGGCGGAGTTCCTCCGGCACGCAGGGTATGAAATCTGCGCCCTCAACTGGCGGAGCGGCCGTTACGAGCTGGACATCGTGGCCCGCAAAGGGGATTTCGTGCACTTCGTGGAGGTCAAGACCCGACGTGCGGACGGACTCACGCCGCCCGAAGCGGCCGTAACGCCGCAGAAATTCCGGGCGCTGACACGGGCCGCACTGCGTTACATGGCCTGCACGGGCGAGGAGCGCGAAGCGCAGTTCGACCTGATCGCCGTGGAGGTAATGCCCGGCGGAGAGACGGAGGTGCGCCTGATTCCGCAGGCCATGGAATACAATTGGTAA
- a CDS encoding 3-deoxy-D-manno-octulosonic acid transferase: protein MWLYNFGLTCYVWIIRLVAPRHPKARLWINGRKDLYKRMAETIDPAARIVWIHVASLGEFEQGRPIIERIRKEHPEYKILLTFFSPSGYEIRKNYQSVDYIFYLPIDTPRNARRFLDAAHPEIAVFVKYEFWLNLLYELRRRKVRTYIVSAIFRRNSIFFRPYGGMWRQALESFDVMFVQNEESKRLLAGLGFDNVIVAGDTRFDRVAEIAKAAKHIDVIERFKGDKRVFVAGSTWGPDEELLIRLINDNPDIKFIVAPHEMDESRMARLAAEIKGGTLRYTQCTPHTSYGPKQLLILDTVGILSSVYSYATWSYIGGGFGVGIHNTLEAATFGLPVAFGPNYQKFKEARDLVTLGAARSINDYDELRAWFVPLRDNEEFLQKTSRIAKDYTTRHQGATGIIVRTIFN, encoded by the coding sequence ATGTGGTTATATAATTTCGGCCTGACATGCTACGTCTGGATCATCCGGTTAGTCGCCCCAAGACATCCGAAGGCCCGGCTATGGATCAACGGCCGCAAGGACCTCTATAAACGGATGGCCGAAACCATCGACCCCGCGGCCCGTATCGTCTGGATACACGTGGCTTCGCTCGGCGAATTCGAACAGGGACGGCCCATCATCGAACGCATCCGCAAGGAGCATCCCGAATACAAAATCCTGCTCACGTTCTTCTCGCCTTCGGGTTACGAGATCCGCAAGAACTATCAGAGCGTGGATTACATCTTCTACCTGCCGATCGACACACCGCGCAACGCGCGCCGGTTCCTCGACGCGGCGCATCCAGAAATCGCCGTCTTCGTGAAATACGAATTCTGGCTCAACCTGCTCTACGAACTGCGCCGCCGCAAGGTGCGCACCTATATCGTCTCGGCCATCTTCCGCCGCAACTCGATCTTCTTCCGCCCCTACGGCGGCATGTGGCGGCAGGCGCTGGAGTCGTTCGACGTAATGTTCGTACAGAACGAGGAGTCGAAGAGACTGCTGGCGGGGCTGGGCTTCGACAACGTGATCGTAGCGGGCGACACGCGCTTCGACCGTGTCGCCGAGATCGCCAAGGCCGCCAAGCACATCGACGTGATCGAGCGGTTCAAGGGCGACAAGCGGGTCTTCGTGGCCGGCTCGACGTGGGGTCCCGACGAGGAGCTGCTGATCCGCCTGATAAACGACAATCCCGACATCAAATTCATCGTCGCGCCGCACGAAATGGACGAAAGCCGCATGGCACGTCTTGCGGCCGAGATCAAAGGCGGCACGCTGCGCTATACCCAGTGCACCCCGCACACGAGTTACGGTCCGAAACAGCTGCTGATCCTCGACACGGTAGGCATTCTGTCGTCGGTATACAGCTATGCGACGTGGAGCTACATCGGCGGCGGATTCGGCGTGGGCATCCACAACACGCTGGAGGCCGCAACGTTCGGACTTCCGGTGGCGTTCGGTCCCAATTACCAGAAATTCAAGGAGGCGCGCGATCTGGTGACGCTCGGCGCGGCCCGGTCGATCAATGATTACGACGAACTGCGGGCGTGGTTCGTTCCGCTGCGCGACAACGAGGAGTTCCTCCAGAAAACCAGCCGCATCGCCAAGGACTACACCACACGGCATCAGGGCGCGACGGGCATCATCGTCAGAACGATTTTCAATTAA